From Triticum urartu cultivar G1812 chromosome 2, Tu2.1, whole genome shotgun sequence, a single genomic window includes:
- the LOC125537283 gene encoding protein STICHEL-like 2 yields MTDMRRHSVSVDVPLSRTLVQLKRVRSLRDPATNSMSKYASPSDSMIWETASSNGAMMEGSRSAHHHLIEEDVDLEAEATMGSERSFRAPNARTASYRKSSVVRIRGFNPPRNKQVHRVRGDGHRKSVDSNHSNHSSLRQLANNIVTNVVEEKEEEEVNSYERAHLALPEKSEEEVKRRSKFKGKSSAAMSRVGSPCMSASEARSVGSRRSTVGHGTEDTRVRSNDVVGSNFSGCGISYCWSGASKYRDLYSDSDGPEQPLLSPEGTEVPFQENVPYTETPRCLSQKFRPRSFSELIGLNVVAQSLLYSSCKGKIAPMYLFHGPRGTGKTSTARIFAAALNCLSLEEQRPCGFCKECVILFSGRSRDVKEIDAAKMDRLGRVKALLKSASLVPYSSRFKVFIVDECHLLLEDAWSAIVKSLDEPYRHAVYIMITSDLDSLPRTSVTHCQKFHFPKIKVADIVNRLERICVDEGLEFDHDALHFIAAKSNGSLRDAEIMLDQLSLLGKRVTISLVHELVGLVSDDELIELLDLALSSDTTNTVRRARELMASSVDPLQLVSQLANLIMDILSGRCQSAVTEVSKSFLGRYALADVGIEKLRHALKILSETEKQLRTSRNKATWVTVALLQFGSSESDIVAETNDMHARSATGYTDDWVSKVNSSSNFCDACNSNKSNCSE; encoded by the exons ATGACTGACATGAGGCGCCACTCCGTCTCCGTGGATGTCCCACTGTCAAGAACCCTGGTGCAGCTCAAGCGAGTGAGGTCGCTGCGGGATCCAGCAACAAACTCTATGAGCAAGTATGCATCTCCTTCTGACAGTATGATCTGGGAGACTGCTTCTAGCAATGGAGCGATGATGGAAGGAAGCAGGTCAGCACACCATCATTTGATTGAAGAGGATGTGGATTTGGAAGCCGAAGCTACCATGGGGTCAGAGCGAAGCTTCCGGGCACCAAATGCAAGAACTGCATCTTACAGGAAATCTTCAGTTGTCAGGATCAGAGGCTTCAACCCACCAAGAAACAAGCAAGTTCATCGTGTCCGCGGGGATGGTCACAGGAAATCGGTGGATTCTAACCACTCTAATCATAGCTCCCTTCGGCAGTTGGCAAACAATATAGTAACCAACGTggtggaggagaaggaagaggaggaggtgAATTCCTATGAACGGGCACATCTCGCTTTGCCAGAGAAGAGCGAGGAAGAAGTGAAAAGGCGTTCCAAATTCAAGGGCAAGTCTTCTGCTGCAATGAGCCGCGTTGGCAGCCCCTGTATGTCTGCCAGTGAAGCGCGTTCAGTTGGATCCAGAAGAAGCACAGTAGGGCATGGAACTGAGGACACACGAGTTAGGTCGAATGATGTTGTAGGATCAAACTTCAGTGGATGCGGTATAAGCTACTGCTGGTCAGGAGCATCAAAGTACCGCGATCTTTATTCCGATAGTGATGGTCCAGAGCAACCTCTCCTATCCCCAGAGGGGACTGAGGTACCGTTCCAAGAGAATGTACCATACACCGAGACACCAAGGTGTTTAAGCCAAAAATTTCGCCCTCGATCATTCAGTGAACTGATTGGCCTCAATGTGGTTGCTCAGTCCCTCTTGTATTCCTCTTGCAAAGGAAAGATTGCTCCAATGTACTTGTTCCATGGACCCCGGGGTACAGGCAAGACTTCTACGGCACGCATTTTTGCTGCTGCcctaaattgcctctctctcgaAGAGCAAAGGCCATGTGGGTTCTGTAAAGAGTGTGTCATTCTCTTCTCTGGGAGGAGCAGGGACGTAAAAGAAATTGATGCAGCAAAAATGGATCGTTTGGGCCGCGTAAAGGCACTTCTCAAGAGTGCATCTCTTGTCCCATACTCGTCACGCTTCAAGGTTTTCATAGTTGATGAATGCCATCTGTTGCTAGAAGATGCCTGGTCGGCAATAGTAAAGAGTCTTGATGAGCCATACCGGCATGCTGTCTACATTATGATTACCTCTGATCTAGATAGCTTACCTCGCACTTCCGTCACACATTGCCAGAAGTTCCATTTTCCGAAGATAAAGGTTGCAGATATTGTCAACAGGTTGGAGAGAATCTGCGTAGATGAAGGGTTAGAATTTGACCATGATGCGTTGCACTTCATTGCTGCAAAGTCTAATGGTTCTCTTAGAGATGCTGAAATAATGCTGGATCAACTTAGTTTGCTTGGGAAGAGGGTCACGATTTCTCTTGTGCATGAACTT gtaggattggtttCTGATGATGAGTTGATTGAGTTGCTTGATCTAGCACTGTCATCGGACACAACCAATACAGTTAGACGAGCTCGGGAACTTATGGCGTCGTCAGTTGATCCCCTGCAGCTGGTCTCTCAGCTGGCAAACCTTATTATGGACATTCTCTCAGGACGATGCCAATCTGCGGTAACTGAAGTCAGCAAAAGTTTCTTGGGAAGATATGCGT TGGCAGATGTTGGTATAGAGAAACTAAGACATGCACTCAAAATACTGTCAGAAACTGAAAAACAGTTGAGGACATCAAGAAATAAGGCAACTTGGGTTACTGTTGCACTTTTGCAGTTTGGCAGTTCTGAATCTGACATAGTAGCAGAAACAAATGACATGCATGCACGCTCAGCAACAGGATATACAG ATGACTGGGTATCCAAGGTAAACTCAAGCTCCAATTTCTGCGATGCGTGTAACAGCAATAAGTCCAACTGTTCCGAG